One Coffea arabica cultivar ET-39 chromosome 5e, Coffea Arabica ET-39 HiFi, whole genome shotgun sequence DNA segment encodes these proteins:
- the LOC113743780 gene encoding probable amino acid permease 7: MGITTASEAQEEHQETACLLTNSDSSDVDSSRELSKRTGTLWTATAHIITGVIGAGVLSLAWSTAQLGWIAGPLSIIIFALITLLSTLFLCDCYTPTSPDADAEFGRPIRIPSLTEAVKFYLGEKRRRICVLFAVESLCGSGIAYTITATESVSAIQKSNCYHREGHHANCGHDNSTFMLMFGAVQIVMSQIPNFHNMTWLSVIAAVMSSCYAFIGLALGLAKVIENGKFLGSISGVPADSLAEKLWSVFQALGDIAFAYPYSVIVLEIQDTLKSPPPESQTMKRASTASIIITTFFYLSCGCFGYAAFGDKTPGNLLTGFGFYEPYWLVDFANACIILHLVGGFQVYSQPIFALVEKWFNTKFPDSASANNLDVKLPFLPAFQLNIFRLWFRTVYVASVTGIAMLFPYFNQVLGLLGALNFWSLGIYFPVEMYIVRRNIGAWTRKWIVLEVFSCLCLVISIVGLIGSVQGLISAKLS, encoded by the exons ATGGGTATTACTACTGCAAGTGAAGCACAAGAAGAGCATCAAGAGACAGCATGTCTCCTTACAAATTCTGATTCATCCGATGTCGATAGCTCTCGGGAACTCTCTAAAAGAACAG GGACGCTGTGGACTGCAACGGCGCACATAATAACGGGAGTAATAGGGGCAGGAGTGCTGTCTCTTGCATGGAGCACAGCCCAGCTGGGATGGATTGCAGGTCCGCTCTCCATCATCATCTTTGCTCTCATCACCCTTCTTTCCACCCTCTTCCTCTGCGACTGCTACACCCCCACCTCCCCCGATGCTGATGCTGAATTTGGTCGTCCTATCAGAATTCCTTCCCTCACTGAAGCCGTCAAATTCTACTTGG GAGAGAAGAGGCGACGGATATGTGTACTTTTCGCGGTAGAGAGTTTATGTGGCTCTGGTATTGCATATACCATCACGGCAACTGAAAGTGTTAG TGCAATACAGAAGTCAAACTGCTACCACAGAGAAGGGCACCATGCCAACTGCGGGCATGATAATTCTACTTTCATGCTAATGTTTGGGGCGGTTCAAATTGTAATGTCTCAGATACCAAATTTCCATAACATGACTTGGCTGTCTGTCATTGCCGCTGTTATGTCCTCCTGCTATGCTTTCATTGGATTAGCACTTGGCCTCGCAAAAGTTATTG AAAACGGGAAGTTCTTGGGCAGCATTAGTGGAGTTCCAGCTGATAGCCTGGCGGAAAAGTTATGGTCAGTTTTTCAGGCGCTTGGAGACATAGCTTTTGCCTATCCCTATTCAGTGATTGTTCTGGAGATACAG GACACTTTGAAGTCACCCCCACCTGAAAGCCAGACGATGAAAAGGGCCTCAACGGCTTCGATCATCATTACCACTTTCTTCTATCTCTCTTGCGGATGCTTTGGATATGCAGCATTTGGAGACAAAACGCCAGGAAACCTCTTGACAGGATTTGGCTTCTACGAGCCGTATTGGCTTGTTGACTTCGCGAACGCTTGCATTATTTTGCACCTCGTTGGAGGGTTTCAG GTATACAGCCAACCTATATTTGCACTAGTTGAAAAATGGTTCAACACAAAATTCCCAGACAGTGCAAGTGCAAACAATTTGGATGTGAAGCTCCCATTTTTGCCGGCTTTTCAGTTGAATATCTTCAGGCTATGGTTCCGAACGGTGTATGTGGCATCCGTCACTGGAATAGCAATGCTATTTCCTTACTTCAATCAAGTCTTGGGATTGCTGGGAGCCTTGAACTTTTGGTCTCTGGGCATTTACTTCCCCGTGGAAATGTACATCGTGCGAAGAAATATTGGCGCTTGGACCAGAAAATGGATTGTTCTTGAGGTTTTCAGCTGCTTGTGCTTGGTCATTTCAATAGTGGGCTTGATTGGGTCAGTGCAAGGACTCATAAGTGCTAAACTAAGCTGA